A portion of the Cygnus olor isolate bCygOlo1 chromosome 15, bCygOlo1.pri.v2, whole genome shotgun sequence genome contains these proteins:
- the METRN gene encoding meteorin isoform X1 — translation MPWLQKTPVPSQNHETIPQIEAPRGLVHLLGVFVPLTPLCALPGGRGLRPGGRGGTPLTGAAVPCSGLSQEAGSVEQLTLRCAEGSLEWLYPTGALRLRLAPRLPPGTGKGRSPRHVTACIKPAGTFRGAQLYLERDGELELLLPEAEAAPRPRVRCFSWLPREKVALFLQATPHRDISRRIAAFRYELRGDWLARLVLPAASLPAEGACRPCNDTELLMAICTSDFVVRGSIRSVSNDAELQESIIGVSAVRIHRQKFPLFQAGGRPGRAAGSIRTPLRCGVRPGPGTFLFTGWLHFGEAWLSCAPRYKDFQRIYEGARRRRQNPCEFPVD, via the exons ATGCCGTGGCTGCAGAAAACACCAGTCCCATCCCAAAATCATGAGACCATACCCCAGATTGAGGCTCCCAGGGGGCTGGTGCATCTCCTTGGGGTTTTCGTGCCCCTCACACCCCTCTGTGCCCTCCCTGGGGGTCGGGGTCTCCGTcccggggggagggggggcaccCCGCTGACGGGTGCTGCGGTGCCTTGCAGCGGCTTGTCGCAGGAGGCGGGCAGCGTGGAGCAGCTGACCCTGCGCTGCGCCGAGGGCTCCCTGGAATGGCTGTACCCCACGGGGGCCCTGCGCCTCCGCCTGgccccccgcctgccccccgGCACCGGCAAGGGCAGGAGCCCCCGGCACGTCACCGCCTGCATCAAACCCGCCGGCACCTTCCGAGGGGCTCAGCTCTACCTGGAGCGGGAcggggagctggagctgctgctgccggagGCGGAggcggccccccggccccgcgtgCGCTGCTTCAGCTGGCTGCCCCGCGAGAAGGTGGCCCTGTTCCTGCAGGCCACCCCGCACCGCGACATCAGCCGCCGCATCGCCGCCTTCCGCTACGAGCTGCGGGGGGACTGGCTCGCCCGCCTGGTGCTGCCCGCTGCCAGCCTGCCCGCCGAAG GGGCGTGCCGGCCGTGCAACGACACCGAGCTCCTGATGGCCATTTGCACTAGTGACTTTG TGGTCCGTGGCAGCATCCGCAGCGTCTCCAACGACGCGGAGCTGCAGGAGTCCATCATCGGGGTGAGCGCCGTCCGCATCCACCGCCAGAAATTCCCCCTCTTCCaggccggggggcggccggggcgggcggcgggcagcATTCGCACCCCCCTGCGCTGCGGCGTCCGGCCAGGCCCCGGCACCTTCCTCTTCACGGGGTGGCTGCACTTCGGCGAGGCTTGGCTCAGCTGCGCGCCCCGCTACAAGGACTTCCAGCGCATCTACGAGGGCGCCCGGCGCAGGCGGCAGAACCCCTGCGAGTTCCCCGTGGACTGA
- the METRN gene encoding meteorin isoform X2 yields the protein MRALWALCLAGLAAALGSFSADQCSWRGSGLSQEAGSVEQLTLRCAEGSLEWLYPTGALRLRLAPRLPPGTGKGRSPRHVTACIKPAGTFRGAQLYLERDGELELLLPEAEAAPRPRVRCFSWLPREKVALFLQATPHRDISRRIAAFRYELRGDWLARLVLPAASLPAEGACRPCNDTELLMAICTSDFVVRGSIRSVSNDAELQESIIGVSAVRIHRQKFPLFQAGGRPGRAAGSIRTPLRCGVRPGPGTFLFTGWLHFGEAWLSCAPRYKDFQRIYEGARRRRQNPCEFPVD from the exons ATGCGGGCGCTGTGGGCGCTCTGCCTCGCCGGGCTGGCCGCGGCCCTCGGCAGCTTCTCGGCGGATCAGTGCAGCTGGAGGGGCAG CGGCTTGTCGCAGGAGGCGGGCAGCGTGGAGCAGCTGACCCTGCGCTGCGCCGAGGGCTCCCTGGAATGGCTGTACCCCACGGGGGCCCTGCGCCTCCGCCTGgccccccgcctgccccccgGCACCGGCAAGGGCAGGAGCCCCCGGCACGTCACCGCCTGCATCAAACCCGCCGGCACCTTCCGAGGGGCTCAGCTCTACCTGGAGCGGGAcggggagctggagctgctgctgccggagGCGGAggcggccccccggccccgcgtgCGCTGCTTCAGCTGGCTGCCCCGCGAGAAGGTGGCCCTGTTCCTGCAGGCCACCCCGCACCGCGACATCAGCCGCCGCATCGCCGCCTTCCGCTACGAGCTGCGGGGGGACTGGCTCGCCCGCCTGGTGCTGCCCGCTGCCAGCCTGCCCGCCGAAG GGGCGTGCCGGCCGTGCAACGACACCGAGCTCCTGATGGCCATTTGCACTAGTGACTTTG TGGTCCGTGGCAGCATCCGCAGCGTCTCCAACGACGCGGAGCTGCAGGAGTCCATCATCGGGGTGAGCGCCGTCCGCATCCACCGCCAGAAATTCCCCCTCTTCCaggccggggggcggccggggcgggcggcgggcagcATTCGCACCCCCCTGCGCTGCGGCGTCCGGCCAGGCCCCGGCACCTTCCTCTTCACGGGGTGGCTGCACTTCGGCGAGGCTTGGCTCAGCTGCGCGCCCCGCTACAAGGACTTCCAGCGCATCTACGAGGGCGCCCGGCGCAGGCGGCAGAACCCCTGCGAGTTCCCCGTGGACTGA